A genome region from Coffea arabica cultivar ET-39 chromosome 7e, Coffea Arabica ET-39 HiFi, whole genome shotgun sequence includes the following:
- the LOC113701618 gene encoding uncharacterized protein isoform X1 — MACGSDDWCILELPYAVSMECSEKERIGSFSSSREGSGSDKEGSCICLDHPQKGQKVEMLPGIPEESVDGWKGGWEDLTAEAVRNVEPFTEDELRALCTSLNEFERNRRCVVPYVDTKIWDKYVQEVEESEGFDVFTNPGPTLGYMPITTYKRDKELEKKLIGLAKQALAEKLPCYEFVAIEWVTGHRCAGWVYNITFRAHGADAPEGKSFQARVYAGIVDVQVKFCRPKVVKT, encoded by the exons ATGGCTTGTGGCAGTGACGATTGGTGCATCCTCGAGCTTCCGTATGCGGTATCGATGGAGTGCAGCGAGAAAGAGAGGATCGGCAGCTTCAGCAGCAGCCGAGAAGGAAGCGGGAGTGACAAAGAGGGCAGCTGCATCTGTTTGGATCATCCTCAGAAGGGGCAAAAGGTAGAGATGCTGCCTGGAATTCCGGAAGAATCGGTGGATGGGTGGAAAGGTGGGTGGGAAGATCTGACAGCTGAGGCTGTGAGAAATGTGGAGCCCTTCACTGAAGATGAGCTGAGGGCGCTATGTACTTCCTTGAACGAATTTGAACGAAATAGGCGTTGCGTTGTCCCCTATGTCGACACAAAGATATGGGACAAGTACGTGCAAGAGGTAGAAGAAAGCGAG GGTTTTGACGTTTTTACTAATCCGGGACCTACTCTGGGCTACATGCCAATTACCACTTATAAGAGAGAtaaagaattggaaaaaaagCTCATTGGGTTGGCTAAACAGGCCTTGGCGGAG AAGCTACCATGTTATGAATTTGTGGCCATTGAGTGGGTAACTGGACATCGCTGTGCTGGTTGGGTATATAATATAACGTTTCGAGCTCACGGTGCTGATGCTCCTGAGGGCAAAAGTTTTCAAGCTCGTGTTTATGCTGGAATTGTGGATGTGCAGGTTAAATTCTGCCGTCCCAAAGTGGTTAAAACTTAG
- the LOC113701618 gene encoding uncharacterized protein isoform X2: protein MACGSDDWCILELPYAVSMECSEKERIGSFSSSREGSGSDKEGSCICLDHPQKGQKVEMLPGIPEESVDGWKGGWEDLTAEAVRNVEPFTEDELRALCTSLNEFERNRRCVVPYVDTKIWDKYVQEVEESEGFDVFTNPGPTLGYMPITTYKRDKELEKKLIGLAKQALAEVKFCRPKVVKT from the exons ATGGCTTGTGGCAGTGACGATTGGTGCATCCTCGAGCTTCCGTATGCGGTATCGATGGAGTGCAGCGAGAAAGAGAGGATCGGCAGCTTCAGCAGCAGCCGAGAAGGAAGCGGGAGTGACAAAGAGGGCAGCTGCATCTGTTTGGATCATCCTCAGAAGGGGCAAAAGGTAGAGATGCTGCCTGGAATTCCGGAAGAATCGGTGGATGGGTGGAAAGGTGGGTGGGAAGATCTGACAGCTGAGGCTGTGAGAAATGTGGAGCCCTTCACTGAAGATGAGCTGAGGGCGCTATGTACTTCCTTGAACGAATTTGAACGAAATAGGCGTTGCGTTGTCCCCTATGTCGACACAAAGATATGGGACAAGTACGTGCAAGAGGTAGAAGAAAGCGAG GGTTTTGACGTTTTTACTAATCCGGGACCTACTCTGGGCTACATGCCAATTACCACTTATAAGAGAGAtaaagaattggaaaaaaagCTCATTGGGTTGGCTAAACAGGCCTTGGCGGAG GTTAAATTCTGCCGTCCCAAAGTGGTTAAAACTTAG